From Erwinia pyri, a single genomic window includes:
- the hpxK gene encoding allantoate amidohydrolase, whose translation MSDGLISAASAAEAAARVMARCDCLAEITETPGFLTRVYLSPEHLQANALVGEWMRAAGMRVWQDSVGNICGRYEGLEPGAPALLLGSHLDTVRNAGRYDGMLGVVTAIETVQALHQQQMRLPLAIEIVGFGDEEGTRFGITLLGSRGLTGSWPESWITHPDGNSITVAQAMADVGLDGDAVQQAAREVSDIVAYLELHIEQGPCLEQENLALGVVTAINGARRLNCEFVGEAGHAGTVPMTHRKDALAAAAEWIVYVEQAAPKHGPQLVATVGTLQCSPGAVNVIPGAVALTLDVRGPEDQPLAELLSDLLTQAEAIALRRGLTFRSDEYYRIPATRCDEGLQAALTQAVSEVQGRSLALPSGAGHDAIAIAERWPVGMLFVRCDRGISHHPAESVQEKDVALAIQAYARAVFAVASGGRE comes from the coding sequence ATGAGCGACGGCCTGATAAGTGCCGCCAGCGCGGCAGAGGCGGCCGCCAGAGTGATGGCGCGCTGCGATTGTCTGGCGGAGATCACCGAAACGCCGGGCTTTCTGACGCGTGTCTATCTCTCGCCGGAACATTTGCAGGCTAACGCGCTGGTCGGTGAGTGGATGCGCGCAGCCGGTATGCGCGTCTGGCAGGATAGCGTGGGCAATATCTGCGGCCGCTATGAGGGGCTTGAGCCAGGCGCACCGGCGCTGCTGCTCGGCTCTCATCTGGATACGGTTCGTAACGCGGGACGCTACGACGGCATGCTCGGCGTGGTGACGGCGATTGAAACCGTGCAGGCGCTGCATCAACAGCAAATGCGCTTACCGCTGGCGATTGAAATTGTCGGGTTTGGTGATGAAGAGGGCACGCGGTTCGGCATCACCCTGTTGGGCAGCCGGGGTCTTACCGGCAGCTGGCCGGAAAGCTGGATAACCCATCCCGATGGCAACAGTATCACCGTGGCGCAGGCGATGGCGGACGTGGGGCTGGATGGGGATGCCGTGCAGCAGGCGGCTCGTGAAGTCAGCGATATTGTGGCCTATCTTGAGCTGCACATCGAGCAGGGGCCTTGCCTGGAGCAGGAGAACCTTGCGCTGGGCGTGGTCACCGCCATCAACGGCGCGCGTCGGCTTAACTGCGAGTTTGTCGGCGAAGCGGGCCACGCCGGTACGGTGCCGATGACGCACCGTAAAGATGCGCTGGCCGCCGCAGCGGAATGGATAGTGTACGTTGAACAGGCTGCGCCAAAGCATGGCCCACAGCTGGTGGCTACAGTAGGCACGTTGCAGTGTTCGCCGGGCGCGGTCAACGTCATTCCGGGCGCTGTGGCGCTGACGCTGGACGTGCGCGGGCCTGAAGATCAGCCGCTGGCAGAGCTGCTCTCTGACCTGCTGACCCAGGCGGAAGCGATCGCGCTGCGGCGCGGGCTGACGTTCCGTTCAGACGAATATTACCGCATCCCCGCCACGCGTTGCGATGAAGGGTTGCAGGCTGCCTTAACGCAGGCGGTTTCAGAAGTACAGGGCCGCAGCCTGGCGCTGCCGAGCGGTGCCGGACATGATGCCATTGCCATTGCGGAACGCTGGCCGGTCGGCATGCTGTTTGTGCGCTGCGATCGCGGTATCAGCCATCATCCGGCGGAATCGGTGCAGGAGAAAGATGTTGCTCTGGCCATTCAGGCTTACGCCCGGGCAGTGTTTGCGGTGGCATCAGGAGGCAGAGAATGA
- a CDS encoding pyridoxal-phosphate-dependent aminotransferase family protein: MKYSQINPPQRLLMGPGPINADPRVLRAMSSQLLGQYDPAMTHYMNEVMELYRGVFRTENRWTMLIDGTSRAGIEAILLSAIRPGDKVLVPVFGRFGHLLCEIARRCRAEVHTIEVPWGEVFTPDQIEDAIKTVRPRLLLTVQGDTSTTMLQPLEELGAICKKYGVLFYTDATASLAGNVLETDAWGLDAVSAGMQKCLGGPSGTSPVTLSPQMEAAIRKRKCVEEGIRTAAHQDGDDEMIYSNYFDLGMIMDYWGPERLNHHTEATSALFGARECARLILQEGLDNGIARHKLHGDALLKGIQGMGLETFGNLKYKMNNVLGVMIPQGVNGDQARKLMLEDFGIEIGTSFGPLHGKVWRIGTMGYNARKDCVMQTLSALESVLNYLGFKSTQGAAMQSAWDHYANGSC; encoded by the coding sequence ATGAAATACTCACAGATTAACCCGCCGCAGCGTCTGCTGATGGGGCCTGGGCCAATCAATGCCGACCCGCGCGTGCTGCGCGCCATGTCCAGCCAGCTGCTGGGGCAATACGATCCGGCGATGACGCACTACATGAACGAAGTGATGGAGCTTTATCGCGGCGTGTTTCGCACCGAAAACAGATGGACGATGCTGATCGACGGCACCTCCCGCGCCGGGATTGAAGCTATCCTGCTTTCCGCTATCCGCCCTGGCGATAAAGTGCTGGTGCCGGTATTTGGCCGTTTCGGCCATCTGCTGTGCGAGATAGCCCGCCGCTGTCGTGCTGAAGTACACACCATCGAGGTGCCGTGGGGCGAAGTGTTCACCCCTGACCAGATTGAGGATGCCATTAAAACCGTCCGCCCGCGCCTGTTGCTGACGGTGCAGGGCGACACCTCCACCACCATGCTGCAACCGCTGGAAGAGCTGGGCGCTATCTGCAAAAAGTATGGCGTGCTGTTCTATACCGACGCTACCGCCTCGCTGGCAGGTAACGTGCTGGAAACGGACGCATGGGGGCTGGATGCGGTCTCCGCCGGAATGCAGAAATGTCTGGGTGGCCCTTCAGGCACTTCACCTGTCACCCTCAGCCCGCAGATGGAAGCCGCGATCCGCAAGCGTAAATGCGTGGAGGAGGGGATCCGCACGGCGGCGCATCAGGATGGGGATGATGAGATGATCTACTCGAACTATTTCGATCTCGGGATGATCATGGATTACTGGGGCCCGGAGCGGCTGAACCACCATACCGAAGCGACCAGCGCCCTGTTTGGCGCCCGCGAATGCGCCCGACTGATCCTGCAGGAGGGGCTGGATAACGGCATCGCGCGGCACAAGCTGCACGGCGATGCGCTGTTAAAAGGCATTCAGGGCATGGGGCTGGAGACCTTCGGCAACCTGAAATACAAAATGAACAATGTGCTGGGGGTGATGATCCCGCAGGGCGTTAACGGCGACCAGGCTCGCAAGCTGATGCTGGAAGATTTCGGTATTGAAATCGGCACCTCCTTTGGTCCGCTGCACGGCAAAGTGTGGCGCATCGGCACCATGGGCTATAACGCCCGCAAAGATTGTGTGATGCAGACCCTGAGCGCGCTGGAGTCGGTGCTCAACTATCTGGGTTTCAAAAGCACCCAGGGCGCCGCGATGCAGTCAGCCTGGGATCATTACGCCAACGGGAGCTGCTGA
- a CDS encoding amino acid ABC transporter ATP-binding protein: MPLITINQVQKYYGENHVLKGVDLDVDMGEVISIIGRSGSGKSTLLRCINGLEGYQEGSIKLGGMTITDRDSQAREISRSVGMVFQNFNLFPHMTALENVMLAPRRVLKKSEAECRTLAAQMLEKVGLGDRMDYFPSNLSGGQQQRVAIARALAMSPKVLLCDEITSALDPELVGEVLKVLEQLAREGMTLILVTHEMNFAREVGDRVVFMHQGRVWEQGDSKSVFANPQSQELKQFISSVRGLS, from the coding sequence ATGCCGCTCATCACCATTAATCAGGTGCAGAAATATTATGGCGAGAACCACGTGCTGAAAGGCGTGGATCTCGATGTCGATATGGGGGAGGTCATCTCTATTATTGGCCGCAGCGGCTCGGGAAAAAGTACTCTGCTGCGCTGCATCAACGGGCTGGAAGGCTATCAGGAAGGCAGCATCAAGCTGGGCGGCATGACCATCACCGACAGGGATTCTCAGGCGCGTGAAATCAGCCGCTCCGTTGGCATGGTGTTCCAGAACTTCAACCTGTTTCCGCATATGACCGCGCTGGAAAACGTCATGCTGGCACCCAGGCGGGTGCTGAAAAAGAGCGAAGCGGAATGCCGGACGCTGGCGGCGCAGATGCTGGAAAAAGTGGGGCTGGGTGACCGGATGGACTACTTCCCGTCGAACCTCTCAGGCGGCCAGCAGCAGCGGGTGGCAATAGCCCGTGCGCTGGCGATGTCCCCGAAAGTTTTGCTGTGTGATGAAATTACCTCGGCGCTGGACCCGGAACTGGTGGGCGAAGTGCTCAAGGTGCTGGAGCAGTTAGCCAGAGAGGGCATGACGCTTATTCTGGTGACCCACGAAATGAATTTTGCCCGTGAAGTGGGCGACCGCGTGGTGTTTATGCACCAGGGGCGCGTGTGGGAGCAGGGCGACAGCAAAAGCGTCTTCGCCAACCCGCAGTCGCAGGAACTCAAACAATTTATCTCATCGGTGCGCGGCCTGAGCTGA
- a CDS encoding amino acid ABC transporter permease, with protein sequence MNTFTDWDILRNLLLAARWTILLSLTAFVGGTVVALPLVMVRLTRRRWPMRLIRAYIELFQGTPLLMQLFLAFFGVALFGIDVSPWTAASLALTFYTSAFLVDIWHGSILALPKGQWEASRCLGLNFGQTLYRVVLPQALRIGIAPTVGFAVQVIKGTALASIIGFVELTKAGTILNNVTYQPFKVFGLVAAGYFLMCYPLSRYSQYLEKKFNAAHHH encoded by the coding sequence ATGAATACCTTTACCGACTGGGACATCCTGCGCAATTTGCTGCTGGCTGCCCGCTGGACAATTTTGCTGTCACTCACCGCTTTCGTCGGCGGCACCGTAGTGGCTCTGCCGCTGGTGATGGTACGGCTGACCCGCCGTCGCTGGCCGATGCGCCTGATCCGCGCCTACATTGAGCTGTTTCAGGGCACGCCGCTGCTGATGCAGCTCTTCCTGGCCTTTTTTGGCGTGGCGCTGTTTGGCATTGACGTTTCGCCGTGGACCGCCGCCTCGCTGGCCCTGACCTTTTACACCAGCGCTTTTCTGGTTGATATCTGGCACGGCAGCATCCTTGCCCTGCCAAAAGGGCAGTGGGAAGCATCACGCTGCCTGGGGCTGAACTTCGGCCAGACGTTATACCGCGTGGTGTTGCCGCAGGCGCTACGTATCGGCATTGCGCCAACCGTGGGCTTTGCCGTACAGGTGATCAAAGGCACCGCGCTGGCCTCAATCATTGGCTTTGTCGAGCTGACCAAAGCCGGCACCATTCTGAACAACGTCACCTATCAACCGTTTAAGGTTTTCGGGCTGGTGGCCGCGGGCTACTTCCTGATGTGTTATCCGCTGTCCCGCTACAGCCAGTACCTGGAGAAGAAATTTAATGCCGCTCATCACCATTAA
- a CDS encoding amino acid ABC transporter permease: MIGQLDFPALWPYWPELLSGLWITIQLTVLATTGGVALGILGAALRSGKPSLISRLWGGYVELIRNTPFVVQLFFIVFGLPNLGLKLTAGEAALLAMLINLGAYSTEIIRAGIQVTPKGQWEAGRVLGLSRGQTFMRVVLPPSLKRIYPALVSQCIIVMLGSSVVSQVSYEELTFAANLIQSRTFLSFEVYLVTTLIYLALSIVMRQLLLAAGRKWLGSAQG, translated from the coding sequence ATGATTGGGCAACTTGATTTTCCTGCGCTGTGGCCTTACTGGCCGGAACTGCTTTCCGGCCTCTGGATCACTATCCAGCTTACTGTTCTGGCTACCACTGGCGGCGTGGCGCTGGGTATCCTTGGCGCCGCCCTGCGCAGCGGAAAACCTTCTCTGATTAGCCGCCTTTGGGGCGGTTATGTGGAGCTGATCCGTAACACGCCGTTTGTGGTGCAGCTTTTCTTTATTGTGTTTGGCCTGCCCAATCTGGGGCTGAAGCTTACCGCCGGGGAAGCGGCGCTGCTGGCAATGCTGATTAACCTTGGCGCCTACAGCACGGAGATCATTCGTGCCGGGATCCAGGTCACGCCAAAAGGGCAGTGGGAAGCGGGACGCGTGCTGGGATTAAGCCGGGGGCAAACCTTTATGCGCGTTGTGTTGCCGCCTTCCCTGAAGCGGATCTACCCGGCGCTGGTCAGCCAGTGCATTATCGTGATGCTGGGCTCGTCGGTGGTATCTCAGGTCTCTTATGAAGAGCTGACCTTTGCCGCCAACCTGATCCAGTCGCGCACCTTCCTGAGTTTTGAAGTTTATCTGGTGACCACGCTTATCTACCTGGCGTTGTCGATTGTGATGCGCCAGCTGCTGCTGGCCGCGGGCCGTAAATGGTTAGGGAGCGCGCAGGGATGA
- a CDS encoding transporter substrate-binding domain-containing protein, which yields MKKVLLAVVGAALMLTQVTARADQLQDIEKRGVLRVAVPQDFPPFGSVGTDLQPQGYDIDMAKYLAKQMKLKLQLVPVTSANRVPYLQTDKVDLVISSLGKNPEREKAIAFSRAYAPFFLGVFGPKEAELKDAAALSGKSIGVTRGAVEDMVLTDLAPKDTQLKRYEDNNTTLSAYLSGQVQYVATGNLVVAAIARQNADKAPVPKFMLKDSPCFIGMRKDEPALKAKVDGLIEQAIKDKTLNALSEEWLKAPLPADLGA from the coding sequence ATGAAAAAAGTATTACTGGCAGTAGTGGGCGCGGCTCTGATGTTAACGCAGGTGACGGCCAGGGCCGACCAGCTGCAGGATATTGAAAAGCGTGGCGTTTTACGTGTTGCCGTACCGCAGGATTTTCCGCCGTTTGGTTCAGTCGGCACCGATCTGCAGCCGCAGGGTTACGACATTGATATGGCGAAATACCTGGCGAAACAGATGAAACTTAAGTTGCAGCTGGTGCCCGTTACCAGCGCCAACCGCGTACCCTATCTGCAAACCGACAAGGTGGATCTGGTGATCTCCAGCCTGGGTAAAAACCCGGAACGTGAAAAAGCGATCGCCTTCAGCCGCGCTTATGCGCCGTTCTTCCTGGGCGTTTTCGGCCCGAAAGAGGCTGAGCTGAAAGACGCCGCTGCGCTGAGCGGTAAATCCATCGGCGTGACCCGTGGGGCGGTGGAAGACATGGTGTTAACCGATCTGGCGCCAAAAGATACCCAGCTCAAGCGCTATGAAGATAACAACACCACGCTCTCGGCTTACCTCTCCGGTCAGGTGCAGTATGTGGCGACCGGTAACCTGGTGGTAGCCGCCATTGCCCGTCAGAACGCAGATAAAGCGCCGGTGCCAAAATTTATGCTGAAGGATTCGCCATGTTTTATCGGCATGCGTAAGGATGAACCTGCGCTGAAAGCCAAAGTGGACGGGCTGATTGAGCAGGCGATCAAAGATAAAACCCTGAACGCGCTCTCGGAAGAGTGGCTGAAAGCGCCGCTGCCTGCAGACCTCGGCGCGTAA
- the hpxU gene encoding MurR/RpiR family transcriptional regulator HpxU: protein MKQLDERLRSHYPQLSPQEQRVGDFVFDHFDDLISYNSAELARLSGVSKATVSRLFKRLGYEKYKDMRDELRTLRQSGMPLTDNRDAVQGNTLLARHYKQEMANLTQWVNGIDATQFGEVVQQLASSKRVFIVGLRNAYPVALHLRQQLLQARGGVQVLPQPGQTLSEELVEVTQNDMVVVLAFRRRPRIIKPLLQQLQLDAIPTVVVCEPQAQAVIALARWQLCAPLDSVSAFDSYASANSLINLLANAVLHELLSEGRQRIHQIADLYSQLDELEQR, encoded by the coding sequence ATGAAGCAGCTCGATGAACGTCTGAGAAGCCACTATCCCCAGCTCTCCCCTCAGGAGCAGCGGGTAGGGGATTTTGTCTTCGATCATTTTGACGATCTGATCAGCTACAACAGCGCCGAACTGGCCAGGCTCAGCGGTGTCTCCAAGGCCACCGTCAGCCGTCTGTTCAAGCGGCTTGGGTATGAAAAATATAAAGATATGCGCGACGAGCTGCGTACGCTTCGTCAGAGCGGGATGCCGTTAACCGATAACCGTGATGCAGTGCAGGGCAACACCTTACTCGCCCGGCATTACAAGCAGGAGATGGCGAATCTGACACAGTGGGTGAACGGCATCGACGCCACGCAGTTTGGTGAAGTGGTGCAGCAGCTGGCCAGCAGCAAGCGCGTGTTTATCGTCGGGCTGCGCAACGCCTACCCGGTTGCGCTGCACCTGCGGCAGCAGCTGCTGCAGGCAAGAGGGGGCGTTCAGGTGCTGCCTCAGCCAGGCCAGACGCTCTCTGAAGAGCTGGTGGAAGTGACGCAGAACGACATGGTGGTGGTGCTCGCTTTCCGTCGCCGCCCACGCATTATCAAGCCCTTACTTCAGCAGTTACAGCTGGACGCTATCCCCACGGTGGTGGTTTGCGAACCCCAGGCCCAGGCTGTTATCGCGCTGGCCCGCTGGCAGCTCTGCGCGCCGCTGGACAGCGTTTCCGCTTTTGATAGCTACGCTTCAGCCAATAGTTTAATAAATCTGCTGGCGAACGCTGTGCTGCATGAACTTTTAAGCGAAGGCCGCCAGCGCATCCATCAGATAGCCGATCTTTACAGCCAGCTGGATGAGCTGGAACAGCGGTAA
- a CDS encoding gamma-glutamyltransferase family protein: MIQSNIAPLGMAVAPHHLASESALAVLRKGGNAIEAMVAAAATIAVVYPHMNGLGGDGFWLIVPPQGEPVAIDASGAAGSLADLAFYKNAAAIPHRGPEAALTVAGTVSGWAEALAVSAEFGGTPTPVARLLADAIRYAADGIPVTQSQSSATASKYHELADQPGFAQTFLPDGEVPKAGSRFTQPALANTLSLLTEEGLESFYRGSLARKMASEMSRLGMPVTLEDLNNHRAKRRTPLRIQHQCGEVYNMTPPTQGLVSLAILGITDSLNMRDATETQTIHRIVEATKLAFSLRDRYITDPLHMQEEMQALLNSDLLAQMAEKVSDQQAAPWGTGKGPGDTVWMGVMDSSGLAVSFIQSIYHEFGSGVVLPDTGITWQNRGAAFSLDPDHLLALKPGKQPFHTLNPAAARLNDGRTMVYGSMGGDGQPQTQAAIFTRHVVQGMPLQQCVSAPRWLLGRTWGQASDSLKLESRFPQETFEQLRALGHEVEALPDFSEAVGHAGAIVRHTNGMLEGACDPRSNGSAAGF; the protein is encoded by the coding sequence ATGATTCAGAGTAATATCGCCCCGTTGGGTATGGCCGTCGCTCCCCATCATCTTGCCAGCGAAAGCGCCCTGGCCGTCCTGCGTAAAGGAGGCAATGCCATTGAAGCGATGGTTGCCGCTGCTGCCACCATCGCGGTGGTCTATCCGCATATGAATGGCCTGGGCGGAGACGGCTTCTGGCTGATCGTTCCTCCTCAGGGTGAGCCGGTTGCCATTGATGCCAGCGGTGCTGCCGGCTCGCTGGCCGATCTCGCTTTTTATAAGAACGCCGCCGCCATTCCCCATCGAGGCCCTGAAGCCGCCCTGACAGTAGCTGGCACCGTGAGCGGCTGGGCGGAAGCGCTGGCGGTTTCAGCCGAATTTGGCGGTACGCCGACGCCGGTTGCCAGGCTGCTGGCCGATGCCATTCGCTATGCCGCCGACGGTATTCCGGTCACCCAGTCGCAATCCTCCGCTACCGCAAGCAAATACCATGAGCTGGCGGATCAGCCCGGCTTTGCGCAGACCTTTCTTCCCGATGGTGAAGTGCCGAAGGCGGGCAGCCGCTTCACGCAGCCGGCGCTGGCCAATACGCTGAGCCTGCTGACCGAAGAGGGGCTGGAGAGTTTTTATCGCGGCTCTCTTGCCAGAAAAATGGCGAGTGAAATGTCCCGTCTGGGGATGCCGGTTACCCTTGAAGATCTGAATAATCACCGGGCAAAACGCCGGACGCCGCTGCGTATCCAGCATCAGTGCGGCGAAGTTTACAACATGACGCCGCCCACGCAGGGGCTGGTTTCGCTGGCGATCCTTGGTATTACCGACAGTTTAAATATGCGCGATGCCACGGAAACGCAGACCATTCATCGCATTGTAGAAGCGACCAAGCTCGCTTTCAGCCTGCGCGATCGTTATATCACCGACCCGCTGCATATGCAGGAAGAGATGCAGGCGTTGCTGAATTCAGACCTGCTGGCGCAGATGGCAGAAAAAGTCAGTGACCAGCAGGCCGCGCCCTGGGGTACTGGTAAAGGTCCTGGCGATACCGTCTGGATGGGCGTCATGGACAGCAGCGGCCTGGCCGTGTCGTTTATTCAGAGTATTTATCATGAATTTGGCAGCGGTGTAGTGCTGCCAGATACCGGCATTACCTGGCAGAACCGCGGAGCGGCTTTCAGCCTCGATCCCGACCATCTTCTGGCCTTGAAGCCAGGCAAACAGCCTTTCCACACGCTGAATCCCGCCGCCGCGCGGCTGAACGATGGCCGCACCATGGTTTATGGCTCAATGGGCGGCGACGGGCAGCCGCAAACGCAGGCCGCCATTTTTACCCGCCACGTTGTCCAGGGGATGCCGCTTCAGCAATGTGTCAGCGCGCCACGCTGGCTGCTGGGCCGTACCTGGGGCCAGGCCTCTGACTCTCTGAAGCTGGAGAGCCGTTTTCCCCAGGAAACCTTTGAGCAGCTTCGTGCCCTGGGCCACGAAGTGGAGGCGCTGCCCGACTTCAGTGAAGCGGTAGGCCATGCAGGCGCCATCGTGCGGCACACCAACGGCATGCTGGAAGGGGCATGTGACCCAAGAAGCAACGGCAGCGCAGCCGGTTTTTAA
- the hpxX gene encoding oxalurate catabolism protein HpxX, translating into MNQHSPDWAAYVAQMEQVLGVTLDDQRRAELLVQFTRIAGMATPLMAFPLDDRLEVAGVYKA; encoded by the coding sequence ATGAATCAACATTCGCCCGACTGGGCAGCGTATGTGGCACAGATGGAGCAGGTTCTCGGCGTGACGTTAGATGACCAGCGCCGGGCCGAGCTGCTGGTGCAGTTTACCCGTATTGCCGGTATGGCGACGCCGCTGATGGCTTTTCCGCTGGACGATCGTCTTGAAGTGGCTGGAGTGTATAAAGCATGA
- a CDS encoding AtzE family amidohydrolase: protein MNPASLSIKELQGALTKGELSARDIAQQTLSQIEQLNPAINAWTEVTQDRMLNEADRLDRLRKEGPLPPLAAVPYAVKNLFDVAGHVTLAGASLFSDRQAAKQDSWAVSRLGNAGALLSGMLNMDAYAYGFTTENSHYGATRNPHDVQRIAGGSSGGSAAAVAAGLVNFSLGTDTNGSIRVPASLCGIFGLKPTFGRLSRSGSQPFVASLDHIGPFARSVEDLAVVYDALQGRDPHDSFQAEKATHPAHRLLEHGLEGLRCGVLGGYFQTWCSDEARAAVAVAARALNAGDEVLFPEAELARTAAFIITASEGGNHYLPALRTQPERFEPLSRERLLAGAMIPSAWYVQAQRFRHHFRQQVLPLFDRFDVLIAPATPATATLIGEETMYINGTDLPIRASMGMLTQPISFLGLPVTTVPLQTPGGLPIGLQLIAAPFKEEACLRAAWALEKMGIAKAAPATLSAQ, encoded by the coding sequence ATGAATCCAGCCTCCTTGAGTATCAAAGAGTTACAGGGCGCGCTAACCAAAGGTGAGCTTAGCGCGCGGGATATTGCGCAGCAGACGCTCAGCCAGATTGAGCAGCTGAATCCGGCGATTAACGCATGGACTGAGGTGACTCAAGATCGCATGCTTAATGAGGCCGATCGTCTGGATCGTCTGCGTAAAGAGGGGCCGCTGCCTCCGCTGGCCGCAGTGCCCTACGCGGTGAAGAATCTGTTTGACGTGGCGGGCCATGTCACGCTGGCGGGTGCCAGCCTGTTCAGCGATCGTCAGGCGGCGAAGCAGGATAGCTGGGCAGTGAGCAGGCTGGGCAATGCGGGCGCCCTGCTCTCCGGCATGCTGAATATGGATGCCTATGCTTATGGCTTTACCACCGAGAACAGCCATTACGGCGCCACAAGAAACCCGCATGATGTGCAGCGTATTGCAGGCGGCTCCTCTGGCGGTTCAGCGGCGGCGGTGGCTGCCGGGCTGGTCAACTTCTCCTTAGGCACCGATACCAATGGTTCTATCCGCGTGCCGGCTTCGCTGTGTGGGATTTTTGGCCTGAAGCCGACCTTTGGCCGCCTTTCCCGCAGCGGCAGCCAGCCGTTTGTAGCGAGCCTCGATCATATCGGGCCATTTGCCCGCTCCGTTGAGGATCTGGCCGTGGTTTATGACGCCCTGCAGGGGCGCGATCCGCACGACAGTTTCCAGGCTGAGAAAGCGACTCATCCCGCCCACCGGTTACTGGAACATGGTCTGGAAGGCCTGCGCTGCGGCGTGCTGGGCGGCTATTTCCAGACCTGGTGCAGCGATGAAGCCCGCGCCGCCGTTGCGGTAGCGGCCAGAGCGCTGAACGCCGGAGATGAGGTTCTGTTCCCGGAAGCTGAACTCGCCCGTACCGCCGCCTTTATCATTACCGCTTCGGAGGGGGGGAATCACTATCTGCCTGCATTGCGCACTCAGCCTGAGCGGTTTGAGCCGCTTTCGCGAGAGCGTCTGCTGGCTGGGGCGATGATCCCTTCCGCGTGGTATGTGCAGGCTCAGCGCTTCCGCCACCATTTCCGGCAGCAGGTTTTACCGCTGTTCGATCGGTTTGACGTGCTGATTGCGCCCGCCACGCCAGCTACCGCCACGCTGATTGGCGAGGAAACCATGTATATCAACGGTACTGATTTGCCAATTCGCGCGAGCATGGGGATGTTAACGCAGCCCATCTCTTTCCTAGGGCTGCCGGTCACTACGGTGCCGCTGCAAACGCCGGGCGGTTTGCCGATCGGCCTGCAGCTGATTGCTGCGCCATTTAAAGAGGAGGCGTGCCTGCGCGCGGCCTGGGCGTTGGAAAAAATGGGTATTGCGAAAGCGGCGCCCGCCACGTTGAGTGCACAATAA
- the hpxZ gene encoding oxalurate catabolism protein HpxZ, giving the protein MKSEYIDRPAILAEVTAAFYRYEEALISNDTVELDELFWHDERTVRLGAGENLYGIEEIRAFRASRPAKGLDRELRNTVITTFGEDYAVCSTEFIREGSDKIGRQQQTWVKLPCGWRIVAAQVSLMS; this is encoded by the coding sequence ATGAAAAGTGAATATATCGATCGTCCGGCAATTTTAGCTGAAGTGACCGCGGCTTTTTACCGCTATGAAGAGGCGCTGATCAGCAATGATACCGTGGAGCTGGATGAGCTGTTCTGGCATGACGAGCGCACGGTGCGTCTGGGCGCCGGAGAGAATCTGTACGGCATTGAAGAGATCAGAGCTTTTCGGGCGTCTCGTCCGGCAAAAGGGCTGGATCGCGAGTTGCGTAATACGGTGATCACCACGTTTGGTGAAGATTATGCCGTGTGCAGTACCGAGTTCATCCGCGAAGGCAGCGATAAAATCGGTCGTCAGCAGCAGACCTGGGTCAAGCTGCCCTGCGGCTGGCGGATTGTGGCTGCGCAGGTCAGTTTGATGAGCTGA